In the Diprion similis isolate iyDipSimi1 chromosome 2, iyDipSimi1.1, whole genome shotgun sequence genome, one interval contains:
- the LOC124413536 gene encoding uncharacterized protein LOC124413536, translating to MASNHEATDPNCESYKREVNRNRKNILYDEIEELIIELRPKIVCLTETHVTEEIDISELKILNFEVIRCDSENRRNGGILTYIDENLEYKIITIKNIEQRTWISTIQLMGSYKDITICNVYHSPSKSTGAFITDIRLKQYVKGYTRITETSATLIDLAFSNFKIDAHILSTPKITDHSIIKIDLHENEKNGAKITEFYRRDYTNFKEHDFNNRIINNIEQTCNVNSSVDDTASNIVIGITESMNIFAPIIKKRLPKRWQSKPWITNAVREASRQRDQAYKRATSSKSIDDWTQYRTMRNKVVLITRQCKRQFYEENIDSVKADPKRMWKTLKTDIANKFNDFFLNSIDDILNHGQDDGGYDIDTDINIMTGLKNKNGTEEGISTEILKIAWRSIGSKMLMLVNKSMQEGVFPETWKTSTVVPIPKVTGSKKAEEHRPINMLPMNNILRDEQSGFREGFSCETALQNVIIGWKKSTDKNEKVGVVFLDFKRAFETVDRQRLLIKMEKYGIKGMVLKWFHSYLTHNNIMSKKRVTKHGVPQGSVLGPILFVLYINDIVNQLEYCKCKMFADDTVIYVSGNDECEIERKLNDDLKNISRWLYKNGLRLNTNKTKFMIIHDYRKPHRINNCDIKENVKEKMFILRGGRIESDERNYRLDILKIHKLREYQKPRNITAKSSCEHYAGSPRIVMRDSNKGFRDKNDYLIRKERQDKVFATPTREIDDEFESVEPAVKRDLNGGYTASEGSHTRLRRERQRRALPRGKPRRTRFPLLASEP from the exons ATGGCGTCCAACCACGAGGCAACGGATCCCAACTGCGAATCGTACAAAAGAGAGGTaaacagaaacagaaaaaatatattatacg ATGAAATAGAAGAACTGATAATAGAACTAAGACCGAAAATTGTTTGTCTAACCGAAACACATGTAACGGAGGAGATTGATATTTCTgaactaaaaatattaaattttgagGTAATAAGATGTGATTCCGAAAATAGAAGGAACGGCGGGATTTTAACATATATTGACGAAAATTTGgaatacaaaataattacaataaaaaacatAGAACAACGAACTTGGATCAGCACAATTCAATTGATGGGATCATATAAAGACATTACAATATGTAATGTATACCATTCGCCGAGTAAAAGCACAGGGGCATTTATCACGGATATAA GACTTAAACAATATGTTAAGGGATATACTAGAATTACCGAAACATCAGCAACGTTAATTGACTtggctttttcaaattttaaaattgatgCTCATATACTCTCAACTCCAAAAATTACTGACCATagcattataaaaattgacctgcacgaaaatgagaaaaatggaGCAAAGATAACGGAATTTTACAGAAGAGACTACACTAATTTTAAAGAACATGATTTTAACAACCGGATAATCAACAACATCGAACAAACTTGTAATGTAAATAGTAGTGTAGATGACACAGCGAGTAATATAGTGATAGGGATTACCGAATCAATGAACATATTTGCACCGATTATAAAAAAGAGATTACCAAAAAGATGGCAAAGTAAACCATGGATCACAAATGCAGTGAGAGAAGCAAGTAGACAAAGAGACCAAGCATATAAAAGAGCAACGAGCAGTAAATCAATCGACGATTGGACACAATACAGGACGATGCGTAATAAAGTAGTTTTAATAACAAGACAGTGCAAAAGACAGTTCtacgaagaaaatattgactcGGTTAAAGCAGACCCGAAAAGAATGTGGAAAACGTTGAAAACA gatATAGCCAATAAATTCAACGATTTCTTTTTAAACAGTATAGACGACATTCTCAATCATGGACAAGATGACGGTGGATACGACATTGACACTGATATAAACATAA tGACaggattaaaaaacaaaaatggaaCAGAAGAGGGGATTAGCACGGAGATATTAAAGATAGCGTGGAGAAGCATAGGGAGTAAAATGCTTATGCTTGTAAATAAATCAATGCAAGAAGGAGTCTTCCCGGAAACGTGGAAAACATCGACAGTAGTGCCGATCCCAAAAGTAACAGGCAGTAAAAAGGCGGAAGAGCACCGGCCCATAAACATGCTGccaat GAACAATATACTAAGGGATGAACAGTCGGGTTTCCGGGAAGGCTTCTCTTGTGAAACTGCATTACAAAACGTGATAATcggttggaaaaaaagtaCAGATAAGAACGAAAAGGTCGGAGTAGTATTCCTAGATTTTAAGAGAGCATTCGAAACGGTCGATCGACAGAGGTTGCttataaaaatggaaaaatatggAATCAAAGGAATGGTATTAAAATGGTTCCATTCCTATTTAA CCCATAACAACATTATGTCAAAAAAACGGGTGACAAAACATGGTGTACCGCAAGGCTCGGTGCTCGGTCCAATCCTTTTTGTGTTGTACATAAATGACATTGTAAATCAATTGGAATATTGTAAATGTAAAATGTTTGCTGACGATACTGTGATTTATGTAAGTGGTAATGACGAATgcgaaatagaaagaaaattgaatgacgatttaaaaaatataagtcGGTGGTTGTACAAAAATGGGTTAAGATTAAACACAAACAAAACTAAATTCATGATAATACACGACTATCGAAAGCCTCATAGAATTAATAACTGTGATATAAAG GAGAATGTGAAAGAGAAGATGTTTATATTAAGGGGAGGTAGAATTGAATCAGATGAACGTAACTATAGAT tggatattttaaaaattcacaaactCAGGGAATACCAAAAACCTCGCAATATAACGGCTAAATCATCGTGTGAACACTACGCAGGCTCACCGCGCATCGTTAT GAGGGACTCTAACAAGGGATTTCGCGACAAGAATGATTATCTAATTCGTAAAGAGCGCCAGGACAAGg tatTTGCGACACCAACCAGGGAGATAGACGACGAATTCGAGAGTGTGGAACCGGCCGTAAAGAGAGACCTCAACGGAGGATACACCGCGAGCGAAGGGTCTCACACGAGGCTACGGAGGGAGCGCCAACGCCGAGCTCTGCCGCGAGGGAAACCAAGGCGGACGAGATTCCCGCTGTTGGCCAGCGAACCGTAG